One region of Epilithonimonas zeae genomic DNA includes:
- a CDS encoding outer membrane protein, translating to MKKLLVIGAIALFGGMNAQKNTILVGGDISLLTSKDKFGSTTTSESNTFNFNPRVGYQFTDNWTAGVKLGVGTGKVTEQISGTSYEGTEKINNFTYGVFGRYTQPLSETFAVFGELDVYASNGKATYSTNAPGNFSSTNKTTGFGVMFTPNLFINFKNSFGLNFNIGGLGYETSKIKDSDFKTNAFGFSFGKGVTVGISKNFGTK from the coding sequence ATGAAAAAATTATTAGTTATTGGTGCAATTGCACTTTTCGGAGGTATGAATGCTCAAAAGAATACTATCCTTGTTGGTGGTGATATTTCTTTACTAACTTCAAAAGACAAATTCGGCTCTACAACAACTAGTGAAAGCAATACATTTAACTTCAACCCAAGAGTTGGTTACCAATTTACAGATAATTGGACTGCTGGTGTTAAATTAGGAGTTGGCACAGGGAAAGTTACAGAGCAAATTTCTGGCACTTCTTATGAGGGAACGGAAAAAATAAATAATTTTACTTACGGTGTATTTGGTAGATACACTCAACCATTAAGTGAAACTTTTGCAGTATTTGGAGAATTAGATGTTTATGCAAGTAATGGTAAAGCAACTTACTCTACTAATGCGCCTGGAAATTTTTCTTCCACAAACAAAACTACAGGTTTTGGTGTAATGTTTACTCCAAATTTGTTTATTAACTTTAAGAACTCTTTTGGATTGAACTTCAACATTGGTGGTTTAGGTTATGAAACTAGCAAAATAAAAGATTCTGACTTCAAAACTAATGCATTTGGTTTTAGTTTCGGAAAAGGAGTTACTGTAGGTATTTCTAAAAACTTCGGTACAAAATAA
- a CDS encoding 6-pyruvoyl trahydropterin synthase family protein, which translates to MIRITKIFTFETAHVLYNYDGKCKNMHGHSYKLFVTVKGNPINNLDDPKNGMVVDFGDIKKIVKEEIVDIWDHAVLVNGASPHKSLGENLQNEGHKVIFCDYQPTCENMLYDIASKIQSKLPSGIQLAYLKLHETENSYGEWLAEEN; encoded by the coding sequence ATGATACGGATTACAAAAATTTTCACTTTCGAGACAGCGCATGTTCTTTATAATTATGATGGTAAATGCAAAAATATGCACGGTCATTCCTATAAATTATTTGTAACAGTGAAGGGTAATCCTATCAATAATCTGGACGATCCAAAAAACGGTATGGTTGTAGATTTTGGCGATATCAAAAAAATTGTAAAAGAAGAAATTGTAGATATTTGGGATCATGCTGTTCTGGTGAATGGCGCTTCTCCGCACAAATCTTTGGGTGAAAATCTACAGAATGAAGGTCACAAAGTTATTTTTTGTGATTATCAGCCGACTTGCGAAAATATGCTTTACGATATTGCGTCAAAAATCCAATCTAAACTTCCTTCCGGAATTCAATTAGCCTATCTCAAACTTCACGAAACCGAAAATTCTTACGGTGAATGGTTGGCTGAAGAGAACTGA
- a CDS encoding alpha/beta hydrolase family protein — protein MNLIKHKNIVLKSEKEFLADAIFPNSNDKLPLIIFVHGYKGYKDWGAWELMGEKFAKAGFYFVKFNFSHNGTTINNPKEFADLEAFGENNYSKELDDLEIVINHFKNQKEVDSQNITLLGHSRGGGISVIKASENSSISKLITLASVSTLDRFPKDEAFENWKNDGVYFVENARTKQKMPHYFQFYLDFEMNKERFDVEKACEKLTVPTLFIHGSADESVSLNHSENLQRWTKDSQIKIIRNANHTFGAKEPWEDDSLPKELDKAFEVCIDFLKEK, from the coding sequence ATGAATTTAATCAAACATAAAAATATAGTTCTAAAGTCAGAAAAAGAATTTTTGGCTGATGCGATTTTTCCGAATTCGAATGACAAGTTGCCTTTGATTATTTTCGTTCACGGCTACAAAGGTTACAAAGATTGGGGCGCTTGGGAATTGATGGGAGAGAAGTTTGCGAAAGCTGGATTTTATTTTGTTAAATTCAATTTTTCACATAACGGAACTACGATTAATAATCCTAAGGAATTTGCAGACTTAGAAGCTTTTGGAGAAAATAATTATTCCAAAGAGCTAGACGATTTAGAGATTGTGATTAATCATTTTAAAAATCAGAAAGAAGTTGATTCTCAAAATATAACTTTACTTGGACACAGCAGAGGCGGTGGGATTTCTGTAATCAAAGCTTCTGAAAATAGTTCGATTTCAAAATTAATTACATTAGCTAGTGTTTCTACACTTGACAGGTTTCCCAAAGATGAAGCTTTTGAAAACTGGAAAAATGACGGTGTTTACTTCGTCGAAAATGCCAGGACGAAACAAAAAATGCCTCACTATTTTCAATTCTATCTAGATTTTGAAATGAATAAAGAAAGATTTGATGTAGAAAAAGCCTGTGAAAAACTGACAGTTCCAACTTTATTTATTCACGGTTCTGCTGACGAATCTGTTTCTTTAAACCATTCTGAAAATCTTCAACGATGGACAAAGGATTCTCAAATTAAAATCATTAGAAATGCCAATCACACTTTTGGGGCAAAAGAACCTTGGGAAGACGATTCTCTTCCAAAAGAATTAGATAAAGCCTTTGAAGTTTGTATTGATTTTTTAAAAGAAAAATAA
- a CDS encoding porin family protein, with product MKKLFLVGAIALFGAMNAQSAKFGLNAGMLTGFAKAKVPGYSETDSSTGFYVGALVEIKFGSFAIQPAVNYANISDGSGLQIPVMLKYYAIPKLNFQFGPQFLFDLEDTPAGYENFYNKTNFGLAVGAGFDFTSSLFAEARYSFQVNNHLKDAPSGYALKANYFNLGLGYKF from the coding sequence ATGAAAAAACTATTTTTAGTTGGTGCAATTGCACTTTTCGGAGCTATGAATGCTCAGTCGGCTAAGTTTGGGCTTAACGCAGGTATGCTGACAGGATTTGCAAAAGCAAAAGTCCCTGGTTATAGTGAGACAGATTCTTCTACAGGATTTTATGTTGGAGCTTTGGTAGAAATTAAGTTTGGAAGTTTTGCGATTCAGCCTGCGGTTAACTATGCTAATATTAGCGATGGAAGTGGGTTGCAAATTCCTGTGATGTTAAAATATTACGCTATTCCAAAATTGAATTTTCAATTTGGTCCCCAGTTTTTATTTGATTTGGAAGATACACCGGCGGGTTATGAAAATTTTTATAATAAAACAAATTTTGGACTGGCAGTCGGAGCAGGTTTTGATTTTACGTCTAGCTTATTTGCTGAAGCAAGATATTCTTTCCAGGTAAATAATCATCTCAAAGATGCGCCTTCAGGATATGCATTAAAAGCTAATTATTTTAATCTTGGTTTAGGTTATAAATTTTAA